aataaactagaaaatattttgcgCCATTtggtaagaaaatgttttcctgcATGCacttttatttcaataattttttataattttattttttaaaaatttatttttaattttttaatatatttcctttccttttttttttctttctttctttccttctattCTTCTTGTTTGGCCTTGGCCAATCGCCAATCATGGCGGCAGGTGGCAATTAGCCAaggttgaaaaagaagagaaggaaagaaagaaaataaaataaataaaaagaaaacataaaaatgaaatgaaaatatgtttggtgaaagaaagaaaggtggaagaagttatggaaaatgtttttacaTTTGAaaagcgaaaaatattttccccactTATGAAGGTGTTTTTTCAATAGCAAAAACGTTTTCTTGATTAGTtgattttctatgaaacaaacgttggaaaatttagaaaacGTTTTGTTGGAAGTTATTccataaaatgaacaaaatctGAATGTaaacaaaacttgaaaaaaaaattgttgcattATTGCATTTTCATTACTATGGAGGAAGGTCGTGGAGGAAGGTAGGAATAAGTAAGAACAAGAacaaagtacaagtttaaaaaaaaaaaaaaacaagtggaTAATGGATCATTAGCTAAGTCATTGGTCCCGTAACttttaaatgaacaaatgtAAATTGGTAAGCACACTTAGCTCATTTgcttatatttttagaaatttgaaaCGATCAAATTCAAATCAATCCAGAATCAAATAGAACATGGTTGACACCATTTCCACAGCTTGAATGTCTAAATACACAGCATTTAATGGTAATCAGACGAAATACCCATAGAAACCACCGccttttttcttgttcatcaAGCGGTGGATGGCCACACTCAGCCCTCcgtacctcctcctcctctggcATCTaataggggtgagtatggtttcatgataaaatttaaaagagttaataccctgaaaaacctcaaactggtacacttgtgacaaatttaccccaaactaaatttttgaccaccaaaaacccaaaaccggtatacctttgacaaatttaccccaaactggtacacttgtaacaaaattaccctctgttagttttcgttaaattgtatttttaaattattaagttaaatgacacgtgacagttaaccgATAtgccaatttaggattttatgttCTGTTTGTcaccgtttacaatttttgtgatttttttttgtggtattaatccaatttagcatagggtatatttgtcacaaatttactattttggggttttttgcagtcgaataaattagtttggggtaaatttgtcataaatataccagtttaggattttttatagtcagtcggggtaaatttgtcacaggtataccagtttgaggtttttcatggttaaaaaaatagtttggggtaaatttgttacaagtgtaccagtttggagttttttagggtattaacccaatttAAAATTGAAGAATCAGACTAGTAGAAATCTATCAAGTTTCAAGTTCTAAGATATGTATGATAGGTTTTAGCGGGTAAGTTTCAGATTCTACATAAGTGAAACTTGGAGAAtctaaaataagtttttgtgtttttctttatctATGTTTTTACGCGGTTCTGCAGTATTTTATGGCGTCTGATGATAATCGTATAATCAAGAACCACTAGTTTAAGCTTCTATTATGATTAAAACTTTTACCTTGTTggtatttaatatttttcatatgtctaaatataagttgtagTTAGTGGATTATAACAACAACCAGTGGTTTCctaccaaagaaaaaaacaactgGTGATTATTAAATGTGATGATTCActataatcatttaattaataatatagatagaaTCTGGATATGCAACGTAGGTTCcatattccaaaaaaatgataaacatGTTCTAATGGGTAGATTTTACGTGGAGCTTGTACGGAGTCTGGAACTGCTCCTCACTAGAATTTAACGAGCAGAATTTATATGTGCATCTTCCAGAACTACTCTATTGTGTCTCTTCTGACTCTCTTTCCACTAATCTGAAATATCCTTCTCTGCTCAACCTTCGCCTACTCTTTGCTCAATCCAAGAATGTCGGCTTTGAACACATTTATAGTTAGAGTCTCCTCCCGATCGACAAAAGCTTTGTATGAGTGACAACACCACGAAGTCACTTTTGACTCGAGATGGCAAAATGTGTCTAAAACCCATATTTGATGATGCAAGTCATAAATTGATTGTCTTGAGTTTTAAAATCATGTTTAAATAGATCATAAATGGGTTGTTTAATTAtctaaatgagtcataaatgaaTTGATGGCTATCTCATTTCTAACCtatatgaaaaaaagagaacaaactATTTTTAATTCATATCAAGTGGAGTTGGAGACATCAAgccaatttttataattttataatttttgaattttttaataattttttttatctttccgtttttttctaactttttttttccttataagtTTGGCGAGGGTTGATTGACCATCACCAACCATAGGCAAGGGTTGACAACCCTTGCCGGccttagaagaaaaagaaagaaaatgataaaaattgtcaactaaatttatattgcatgaaAAAGTTTTAgcaatatatttaaaaaaaaaaatcattagaaacaagttttcatgaatttgattaaatatggaAGGATTTTGACAATATGAATAGAGTAGATGGTTAGGGTATGAGTCAAGAAATTTGTATTATAATAAATAAGTCTATTTAGATTGAATCATTTATGACCCCGATCCGACTCGCCATTTGACATGTATACTTTTGGCTCCCGAGTCTGTCTTTGAGATTGACTTCACCCATTTGACCTCCCCGAGATGGTGTGATATTGTACCATGTttgaaatgaatatatatatgatttataGAAACTTTGGTCTCcgataataagaaaaattgtgAACTGCGGTACtatattaaatagaaaatatttttaagcaCAAATGagttaaaattaaattgtaaaACAATAAGAGAGATGACAGGACACCTGGATCTCggactgtcaaaagttggtacaaaggaacacttaagtgtcaaaagttacgaaagtaacacttaagtgcaaaattggagtaaaatggattacttaagtaCTTGGCGAGAAAATTTAGCCAAAACAacgatgtggcaattttccggcgagctACGCGCAAACGACGTCTTTTTGTATGCTTTGATGTGGCTAAATAGTgttaaaacgacgtcgttttggtataatttaaattttaatataataattaattaaaattaaaaataaaaataattaattaattaatttaaaaagagggggagaggaggagggaggcaatCGACGGCTAAGGGTTGagtcctcgccgccgccgcccgccatCTCACCTCCGTTGCTAGGGAGGTGGGGAGGTTGGCTAGGGCTACGAGCTGGGCCGAGAGCCGGCGGCTAGCCAACCGATGGCGAGGGCTGCGTGCTCTCACCCTAGAGCTACAATGGCCCCCAACGGGGCGGCCTTTAGGTCGGCCGAGCGAGGCTCAGtgacccttgcccagatctaaGGCGAGGGCACGCAGGCCCTTGCCACCCGTTGGCTAGGGCCATCGGCCCTGGCCGGGGCTTGGCAAAGCCCGGCCGACCATCGCCCACCTTTTGGCGATGGTGGGGTGGCGACGGTGATGAGGGCTCGGCCCTTAGCGTCggctccctccctcctcctcctcctcctcctcctcttcctccattttaaaaaaataaatataagttgttgttattattattattattattattattattattattattattattattaacttaatttaattaatttttatattatattaaaattaagcGACGTTGTTTGGTCGATTTAAAGGGCTCTATTTTGGCTAACTATAAAAACGACGATGTTTTGGGAGAATTAGAGCTGAGTTAGCTCTTCGGTGGCCACGTaggcaaataatattaatatttaattgtcacgtatgattttttttggtttcgCTGAGAGATGGCATTCAAGTGTCCTACCTTTTTACGAAAGTGGCATTTAAGTATcattttcgtaacttttggcacctAAGTATCTTATTGTGTCAATTTTTAGCACTTGAAGCGATTTTTGCCGAGATAACGGTATCGATTATGTGTATCCGTAAGGACTAGTCCAACCTCAATATTCGAATATCCcgttttattcaaaaaaaaaaaaagaaaaagaaatgagggTAAAAATTAATGCATATATGTCTAACGATGTtaggacaaataaaaaattaacacGTGCCACAAAAAGTTGCGGCCCTTTTTCCACACCTGTTAatgaaattttgataataatactaaaatattctcttttttggttgcCACAAAAGTTGCGTTGACTTATGCATTCTCAAGTCTTGCATCTTCCACCGGCATTCACTTTTAATCAATCTTTTATCTGATATCCTAAGGTCCAGCTCCGGGAGGAAAGATCTCTTCGTGTAGCATCGATagcgagcgagagagggaggtgATGGCCCCCAACTCGTTTCTGTCGCCTCCTTTGTGTTGCCTGTATTATAGACGCAAGAGGAGAAATCCGGTTAGTTCCGCtttcttgttcatttcttttgtGGGTTATGTCTGCGTGAGGATGAGGACTGTTGATTTCAGCTGGTGTATGCTCAGATCTGCATCTTCGGCGCAAATATTTCTTTGGACAACacaagaacattttttttttaatcttaatttGATCTTCAAACCGGCTTAGATCTCATATCCTTTTAGGAACATCATCAATGAGCCTAGATCGGATGGGGtcaactcattttctttcctttcgtttccgttttcatttttctttcctttctaaaGCAGCTCGATTGTCTCAGATCAGAACATCTAGTCAAGGCCTTATGCCTCCACTTTTTGCTTCGATGCTTTGCGGGAATTATATTAATCGGAGTGGCAACTTTGTGATAGAGTTCGCCTTTTCATTTTACAGaggccgccgcctcctccactGCCGCCTCCCCGCCTCCCCTcagttgccgccaccgccgcctcctccaccaccaccacccctgCCTCTGCCTCAGTCGCTGCCACCGCCACCTTCTCCTCCACCGCTGTCCCTGCCTCCACCTTggtcgccgccgctgccgcctccATCATCATTGCAGTCCTCGTCGTCTTTATCATCCATCTCTACCTCATCAAGAACCAATTATgaagtgttcttgagttttagaggtcCCAATACTCGCAATGGATTTGCAGATTACCTCTACACCAGCCTGATTAATGCGAGGATCAGGGTCTTTAGAGACAATAATGATCTTGATCCTGGAGAAAATATCCCTGATGCATTGGTTCAATCCATAAACCAATCCAAGATATCAATACCCATTATCTCCAAGGATTATGCATCCAGTAGGAGTTGTCTCATGGAATTGGCACAAATGGTGGTATGCAAAGAAGCAGAGGCTCCACTGGTCGTGCCCATTTTCTATGATATCGACCCCGCTGATTTAAAATACCAACGTGGATGTGTTGAGGAATCCTTCAGTAAGCACGAGCGCCGTAGAATTGACCGCAAGGAAATTTATAAATGGAAGCAGGCTCTCGGAAAGATTACTGAGATGATGGGATATGATCTGCGGAAGACAAACGAGGGGTAATCAACTTTTACTGTCCTTTTAATGATATTAGCTTTAGCTATATGAGAATTTTGCCAAGCACtatgtttttgaaatttttaactggATGGGGCTAGATTTGATAATGAGGCAAATGTACTTTCCGTGCCCTTCTTGTTGCCCACTGCATCGTCCTTAATTGGTAAATTTAGTACGGTTTAACTGGATTATTTcctttcgacaaaaaaaaaaaaaaactagataaTTTCCTTCGTAATTTTCATGGACTGTTGTTAATTATGTTGTAATCTCATCACGGTTCCTTATTTTCATCTTCACATTTGGCAGTCATGGTGCAATCATAGAGACAGTTGTTTCATATATTCTAGAGTGGCTGAAGAAGAATGATTTAGATGTGACTGACGGTTTGGTGGGCATGGAACCCCACATACGGGAGGTTATGAAAAAGCTTGGTGTCATCTATGTCAATGAGCAGGCAACCGGAGTACATGACAAAGATGTACACAACTGTTCTTGTAGGCAACCGGACTACCCTTGCAAAGGTTGTGTACAACAAAATTCATCGTCTCTTTGAACGCTGTAATATTCGAGAAAATGGTGCATACGATGGACTCATCATGGGCCTACAAGAACAGTTAATCTCAGACCTCCGAAGGAAAGAACGTAGAAGGCTAGGAACTCTTGATCAAATGACTAATGTCATAGAAAGTTCATTTAGCAAAATGAAAGttctcattcttcttgatgatgtgcATGCTTTTGAACAAATCAAGCATTTAGTTAGGAAACTCAGTTGGTTTGGCCCGGGAAGTAGGATTCTCATGACAGTTGGAAAAATCGATGTTCTTGATGGTTATGGAGATGGAGTGGCTGATAAGTATGAGGTTGGAGAAATGGGGCCTTGTCAAGCTCTTCAACTTTTCCGCAAGCATGCTTTTAGTGGGTGTACTTGTGAAGAGGAGGATGAGTATGATTCTCTATCCAGAGATATTGTTAATACCATTGGAGGGCTTCCTTTGGCAATAGAAGTAACAGCTTCTTTCTTGCATAAGAATAAGGGGAAAAGACAAACATGGAAAGATACATTGGATAGCTTAAAAAGGAAGCCGGAGAATAAAGTCCAACAAGTGATCCAGTTAAGCTATGACTCCTTGCATGAAGAGACAAAGAGATATTTCTCGACATAgcatgttttttcattggaaCAGATGAGAGAATTCCCTTACACATGTGGCGTGCATGTAAATATGATCCAAGAGGAGTCAAATTTCTTCATGACCTAGGTTTggtcaaaattggagaaaacaATGAAATATGGATGCATAATCAACTAAGGGAATTTGGCCGGGAAACTGTTAGAATGCAAGATCCCCACGAGCCTCGAAACCGAAGTAGGTTATGGAATCACCTTGAAGCACTTTCCACACTTAATGGAAAGAAGGTATACTTTAAAGCATAAAACTTTTGGTGTAAACACAGTCAACAATCTTTGAAGATACttccttttcttaattttttctttcccaaatgaAGTGTGAATGGCTATATTTCATTTCCCTTTCTACTTATTTAGTTCCTTCGATTTGCAGAGTCCTAGCAAGGTGGAAGCCCTTGGTCTCACATTTGATGAGGAACAAAGTGAAAGTTTAAGATGTGAAAGATTTAGCCATCTAGGGAGCTTGAGGTTCTTGAGATTGGACCGGGCTATTGTTGGAGGGAGTTCTCACGATGTATCTGGCTACCTAGGGCACTTGAGGTTTTGGAGATTGGACAAGGATTCTGTTGGAGGGAGTTCTCAGAATGTTCTTTCAAATTTAAGGTGGCTTGATTGGCAAGGGTGCAGTCAGATCTCTGAACtacttatttttcatttggaGAAACTGGTCATTCTTGATCTATCTCGCAGTTTGGTCATTGGAGATTCACAAGTATGGGGACAAGTCTTGAAGGTAAAGTGCAATTTTGTCTATGTATCTTGGGATTATTAGAATAGCTAGCACCAACTGAACCTTTTTTGTCCTCTTTTCTTCAGAAGGCAAAGGAATTGAAGGTTTTGAACCTAAGTAGTTGTAGTAACCTGAATGCTTTTCCAGACTTCCATGCTTTGATGTACTTAGAGATATTGGTCCTGGAACATTGTTCCGCACTATCCCAAATTGATCCATTGATAGGTAATCTGAAGAACTTAGTCTCCTTAAATCTTAAATTCTGCAAATCCGTCAGCAAATTGCCGCAAGAACTGTGTGATATGAAAGATTTAGAAGAACTTCTGATAGATGGAACTGCCATTAAGAATATTGATTTCAAGCCAGCCTCCATGGAGAAACTTAAGATTCTGAGCGCTTGCCAGTGCAAAAAATTGGCTCATATATCAGACTCTATTGGTCACTTGGAATCtcttgtgcatcttcgactggATGGTGCTGATATTGAAGAGCTACCAGATTCTATTAAGTCCTTAAAGAAACTTCGGAGCCTGCTTCTAGGAAATTGTGAGAAACTATGTGAGCTTCCTCCTTCCATTGGGAATCTTGAGTCGCTGGAAGTCATGGATCTATCAAGCACCAAGATTGCTAGTTTACATAGGTCCATCAagcatttgaaaaatttgaaagtgctgaagatggagaatactcacttagaaaaattccccaaagatataaaaaatctagaaaagCTGGAAGAGATAGATCTTTCACAATGCGGGAATCTGAAGGGGTGGATCATCTGTGATATCAGAGGATTATCCTctttgaaaatcttgaggttatCATCTACCGAGATTAGTAGCCTACCCTGGACTCTTCCATTGCTCTCTGATCTCCAACAGCTAGATTTAAGTAAATGTGACCAACTTTGGGATTTGCAAAGACTTCCATCTAGTTTAAGCATTCTTCGCTGGGGATCCAAGACAATGTGGACTGTGTCAGACCTTTCtttcttgagaaacttgaaagagCTGTACTTGGGTGATAACTTTAATCCTACTGATCCAATGCAGAATTCTTCCCCTGAGCCACCACAAATTGGATGGTTAGCAAGACTAGCGAGTCTAGAAATCTTGGAGTTGTGCCACTCAAAGATTAACAAGCTACCTAAACATTTTAGTAAACTTCAACTTAGAAAACTTGTTTTACACTATGCATGCTTGTGTGACCTTGGGAGCTACCCTCTAGCTTATCGGTATTGTGCCTTCATAGCTGCATGATTCAATATTCATTATTTTCTACGGTGAGAGGTCTGTCTGAATTAGAACTCAAACGCTGTCACTTGGCAGAGACTATCAGTCTTAAAGGTTTGAGGCGATTGGAACTACTGAAAATATCTGACTGCAATGTGCGAAAACTTGATGGGTTGGAAAATTTGCCTCATTTTAGAAGGCTCACTTTAATGGACTGCCCTTCATTGACCGGATTGCCGGATCGAACAAATCGTACATTCGAAATCGATGGGTACAATTTCCCAGAAAAACAAATAGTCGGCGGTTATGGTGCTCGCACCGATGGTTAGAATATTGGGGAAATGCTTCAAGAATGATTCCGACTTATGAGTGAAGATCTTGCTGCACAGTGGATTTTCGGTCTATCTTCAATAAGAAGTTGGAGGCTCTTTGAAAGGTAAATATTGCtactttttgctttctttgacTTGAACATCTGTACAGCTCCATGATGCGCACCACACGGTCCTTCTCTTTTGGTCCTGCAGTCAAATTTCCGAGCAGTGTCCTCTCCACCTCTTGGGCTTGGAACTTCTTTGTTGGTAGGCCCGACCTTGGGGGCTTGGACAGGCAAGTTTGTGCTTTGAAATCTTTTGCCAGCTTTCgattttaatttctcaattctttcatttattttctattcttctGGTGAAGATGCATAAATGGCAACTGGAGCACAGAATCCAACATAAAACTAAcaacagaaaaattgatattagaTAATTCAATTTGCCAGTGCTTTGTGCATGAAATCATGGAGCATTCTTggcattttaatttcttcatttttcgcTCGTTTTTGTCATTCAGAAGAAGGTGGGGACAGATTTAGTAGCAATATACTGGGTGGGCATGGATCCTCAATGTCAGAATGATGATTGGGCAAAGACTCTACttggtggaggaggagagatGGCTGGCTCTTTTGTTTGGATGGGAGTTTGTAGCCTTGGAAGTCCGGTGGATGCACGTTGAAAAGATAAGCTGATGGGACTCGAGTCCAACACGTGGCGTCGCATGCTGCTCGTTCCTTTTGGGCTGAGGCTTAAAAGATTAACAGGGGAGTCGCAGCTGCAGTGTTGCAGAGTTTGACTCTCAATCTGGGTCGATGTTGGTCTTAAAAGTTGTAAGAACAAAGCCTTTCGGGTACCCGTATCAGTGTTGCAACGAGCGTTAATCATTGTGCAATATCTGTTCTAATCAATACACTGATCCCGATTCCGTATTCTGCAACTTCCATCAGGCACTGCATTTTTCCATCAAACATTGTTGTGCATTATTATCTGCTATGCTCGAGCTCTCTCTTATGAAGGTTCATTATGCGACGGTCATATGATTTTAGCACTTCGACAGGCCAAAATAATTCGTTTGCGTTTTATAAAAAGGATTCTCCACCGTGAAAGCTTATTACACTACTTATGGCCATGTGATAAGGAGAAGAACCCACATCCTTTTGTTCTATGATGATCGTTTTcattctctttcgtttttttaatcttcttttaAATTGCTATTGAGAATGGTGATTTGTGGGTGATTTTCCTGAGGAAGCCTCCAAGATGTAACCGAAACTAGAATACTTCATAGGGTCAACTTGTCATCTTAAATTTCTGCTCTAATGAGGACAGTACATGGAGACTATTTATAGAAgtgaaaaaaacattttaatcatCTTGTAGGAGAGGAAATGCAGAGTGCTTTCAGGTATCCTTTAGAATATGTTGTTTGATATGGATTTCAAGTATGGATATTTACTATGTCATGAGAAATATTGGAGCCTCTTGAATATTACCGTCTGTATGTTGTGAGAGACTTTGGCCATGCAGACGCCTTAATATTTCCATGTTCCCTTCAAGCAACAGCCTTTGGCTACCAAGAACACTGTTTGTCATGACAGCCTCTGGCCTCGCAAACAAATAAAGAGCTTGAGGTTCTTGAGATTGGAACATGCTACTATTGGAGGGAATTCTCCGAATACTTATCAAAATTAAGGTGGCTTGATTGGCAACGATGCAGGTAGATCTAAACTACTTATTTTGCATTTGGAGAACTAGTCATTCTTGATCTATCTTGCAGTTTGGTCACAGGAGATTTACAACTATGGGGACAAATCCTGAAGGTAAAGTGTACATTAGCTTTAATATCCTGGGAGTATTAGAATAGCTAGCGCCACCTGagccttttctctcctcttttctt
This genomic stretch from Eucalyptus grandis isolate ANBG69807.140 chromosome 3, ASM1654582v1, whole genome shotgun sequence harbors:
- the LOC104451116 gene encoding disease resistance protein RUN1-like; its protein translation is MEALPDLKDLVKLEKIRLGDKDPKELICPSTRMEPKSRSSDLLVAHIVLPKLKMLELSHSRVSELQLGHGSLSCSHLKKLVLSGVNLENVLDLPHHSRLSQIRTSSQGLMPPLFASMLCGNYINRSGNFVIEFAFSFYRGRRLLHCRLPASPQLPPPPPPPPPPPLPLPQSLPPPPSPPPLSLPPPWSPPLPPPSSLQSSSSLSSISTSSRTNYEVFLSFRGPNTRNGFADYLYTSLINARIRVFRDNNDLDPGENIPDALVQSINQSKISIPIISKDYASSRSCLMELAQMVVCKEAEAPLVVPIFYDIDPADLKYQRGCVEESFSKHERRRIDRKEIYKWKQALGKITEMMGYDLRKTNEGHGAIIETVVSYILEWLKKNDLDVTDGLVGMEPHIREVMKKLGVIYVNEQATGVHDKDLISDLRRKERRRLGTLDQMTNVIESSFSKMKVLILLDDVHAFEQIKHLVRKLSWFGPGSRILMTVGKIDVLDGYGDGVADKYEVGEMGPCQALQLFRKHAFSGCTCEEEDEYDSLSRDIVNTIGGLPLAIEVTASFLHKNKGKRQTWKDTLDSLKRKPENKVQQVIHSFDLQSPSKVEALGLTFDEEQSESLRCERFSHLGSLRFLRLDRAIVGGSSHDVSGYLGHLRFWRLDKDSVGGSSQNVLSNLRWLDWQGCSQISELLIFHLEKLVILDLSRSLVIGDSQVWGQVLKKAKELKVLNLSSCSNLNAFPDFHALMYLEILVLEHCSALSQIDPLIGNLKNLVSLNLKFCKSVSKLPQELCDMKDLEELLIDGTAIKNIDFKPASMEKLKILSACQCKKLAHISDSIGHLESLVHLRLDGADIEELPDSIKSLKKLRSLLLGNCEKLCELPPSIGNLESLEVMDLSSTKIASLHRSIKHLKNLKVLKMENTHLEKFPKDIKNLEKLEEIDLSQCGNLKGWIICDIRGLSSLKILRLSSTEISSLPWTLPLLSDLQQLDLSKCDQLWDLQRLPSSLSILRWGSKTMWTVSDLSFLRNLKELYLGDNFNPTDPMQNSSPEPPQIGWLARLASLEILELCHSKINKLPKHFSKLQLRKLVLHYACLCDLGSYPLAYRYCAFIAA